A single window of Salvia splendens isolate huo1 chromosome 6, SspV2, whole genome shotgun sequence DNA harbors:
- the LOC121808818 gene encoding uncharacterized protein LOC121808818 — translation MSNLAYKCLMETNKLTGSNFTDWLRCLRLVLRHDKVEYVLDKPIGVIPDKESLEFATFDVEAHQKHIDNASDAQCVMLSSMSLELQRQHEHMLPYEMLKHLKSLYASQAQTMEYEILCDLFNCKLHDGSKVSEHVLKMIGLIERLASIGTVLPANVSTNLILQSLPSSFENFIVNFNMNNTKVGLPELHNKLKTYESSTAKVKSVLMVSSSAKSSKWKNKQQQKKKASKDAVLKPKSGGANKKSKLSKDECLFCHEKEHWKRDCPKFKAQGAESGSSDTACASHICNNVQGSK, via the exons ATGTCAAACTTGGCTTACAAATgtttgatggaaacaaacaagttgactgggtcaaatttcacggattGGCTCCGTTGTTTGCGCTTGGTGCTAAGACATGACAAGGTTGAGTATGTCCTGGACAAACCAATCGGTGTCATCCCCGATAAGGAATCTCTTGAGTTTGCTACGTTTGACGTTGAAGCTCATCAGAAACACATTGATAATGCTTCTGATGCTCAGTGTGTCATGTTGTCATCTATGAGTTTGGAACTGCAAAGACAACATGAACACATGCTTCCATATGAAATGCTAAAGCACTTGAAGAGTTTGTATGCTTCACAAGCTCAAACTATGGAGTATGAGATACTTTGCGATCTCTTCAACTGCAAGCTTCATGATGGAAGCAAGGTTTCTGAGCATGTGCTGAAAATGATTGGTTTGATTGAGAGGTTAGCATCGATTGGAACGGTGCTCCCCGCAAATGTCTCAACAAATCTAATTTTGCAGTCTCTTCCTAGTAGTTTTGAGAATTTCATTGTGAATTTCAACATGAACAACACGAAGGTTGGGCTGCCAGAGCTGCACAATAAGCTTAAGACTTATGAGTCTTCCACTGCTAAGGTAAAATCTGTGCTGATGGTGAGCTCTTCTGCGAAGTCTTCGAAATGGAAGAATAAGCAGCAACAGAAGAAGAAAGCATCTAAGGATGCTGTTCTAAAGCCTAAGAGTGGAGGGGCCAATAAGAAGTCGAAATTATCAAAGGATGAGTGTCTTTTCTGTCATGAGAAGGAACACTGGaagagagactgcccaaaattcaaggcacaaggtgcagaAAGTGGGAGCTCAg ATACAGCTTGTGcctcacacatttgtaataacgTGCAAGGGTCTAAGTGA
- the LOC121806386 gene encoding potassium channel AKT1-like — MAAAYGNSRGGGLLRVSMCGGGDAHAREIEQLSREGSRYSLSTGILPSLGARSNRRVTLSSFIVSPSNRRYRVWQNFLVVLVLYTAWVSPFELGFIDTPARPLSVVDNIVNGFFFVDIVLTFFVAYLDRSTYVLVDDRKEIAKKYLFSWFIFDFVSTIPSELARKMLPKPFQFYGAFNMLRLWRLRRVGSLFARLEKDKYFNYFWVRCAKLVCVTLFAVHCAGCFYYLLADHYPNPDKTWIGASIENFHDKSIWLCYVTSIYWAITTMTTVGYGDLHAENTREMIFAIFYMLFNLGLTAYLIGNMTNLVVDGTSKTRQFRDTIQAASSFAQRNQLAPRLQEQMLSHLCLKFRTDNERLQQQETLDSLPKAIRSSISHFLFYALVEKAYLFRDVSNDLLFQLVSEMKAEYYPPKEDVILQNEAPTDFYILVSGVVDLLVLKNGVEHVVGEAKNGDLCGEIGVLCYRPQPFTVRTKKLCQLLRLNRTTFMNIIQANIGDGTIIMNNILQHLKQSKDPIMEGVLVETENMLARGRLDLPLTLCFAALRGDDLLLHQLLKRGLDPNESDNNGRTALHIAAAQGNENCVLLLLDYGAEVNCRDSEGNIPLWEAMLGMHKKVVKLLLDNGTTIATSDVGLFACTAAEQNDLDLLKEIVRRGGDVNQSKSSGCTTLHVAVCQGNIEMVRFLLDQGADVYKVDENGWTARNLAEHQGHKEIEELFDSYKGSKPEESAVTIPEERHGVRFMEKFRSEPTISPVYHDSLFPAPDASWGRSRPRRRTTDFDNSLFGIMSAARQGDVSSHFPLDNNAAGAAPAVRRTYAARVTVSCPEKGDVAGKLVLLPQSFQELLEIGEKKYGFIPAKILSKDGAAIDDIQLIRDGDQLVLVSDGRNYGTH, encoded by the exons ATGGCGGCTGCATATGGCAACAGCAGAGGCGGCGGCCTGCTCAGGgtttcaatgtgcggcggcggcgacgctcATGCACGTGAAATTGAGCAGCTCTCGCGCGAAGGCAGCCGATACAGCCTCTCCACCGGAATTCTCCCTTCACTTGGCGCCAGAAGCAATCGCAGGGTCACGCTTAGTTCCTTCATCGTTTCCCCTTCCAATCGCCGCTACAG AGTATGGCAGAACTTTCTTGTTGTGCTGGTTCTTTACACTGCTTGGGTGTCACCATTCGAATTGGGATTCATCGATACACCGGCAAGGCCTCTCTCCGTTGTTGACAATATTGTCAACGGATTTTTCTTTGTCGACATCGTCCTTACATTCTTTGTTGCTTATCTGGATAGAAGCACGTATGTCCTTGTGGATGACCGCAAGGAGATTGCTAAGAAGTATTTATTCTCGTGGTTCATATTTGATTTTGTATCCACGATCCCATCTGAACTTGCTCGTAAGATGCTTCCCAAACCGTTTCAGTTTTATGGAGCATTCAATATGCTTCGTCTCTGGCGTCTTAGAAGAGTTGGATCCTTATTTGCACG ATTGGAGAAGGATAAGTACTTCAACTACTTTTGGGTTAGGTGTGCCAAACTCGTCTGT GTTACTTTGTTCGCAGTTCATTGTGCTGGTTGCTTCTATTATCTACTTGCTGACCATTATCCTAATCCAGACAAGACATGGATCGGAGCATCTATAGAGAATTTTCATGACAAAAGCATATGGCTTTGCTATGTGACTTCAATTTATTGGGCCATTACAACGATGACAACGGTTGGCTATGGAGATTTACATGCTGAAAATACAAGGGAGATGATATTTGCTATATTTTACATGCTATTTAACTTGGGGCTAACAGCATATTTGATAGGAAATATGACCAATTTGGTTGTCGATGGGACTAGTAAGACCAGACAATTT AGAGACACGATTCAAGCCGCTTCAAGTTTTGCACAAAGGAATCAATTGGCTCCTCGTCTTCAAGAACAGATGCTTTCACATTTGTGCTTAAAGTTCCGAACTGACAATGAGAGGCTTCAGCAGCAAGAGACTCTTGATTCTCTTCCAAAAGCCATTCGATCAAGCATTTCCCACTTCCTTTTCTATGCTTTAGTAGAAAAGGCATACTTGTTTCGTGATGTGTCCAATGATTTACTTTTCCAGCTG GTATCTGAGATGAAGGCCGAGTATTACCCTCCCAAGGAAGACGTGATCTTGCAGAATGAAGCTCCAACTGACTTTTATATCCTTGTCTCAGGAGTAGTG GATTTACTGGTCCTTAAAAATGGAGTAGAACAT GTTGTTGGAGAGGCCAAAAATGGTGATCTATGTGGCGAGATTGGTGTCCTTTGTTATAGGCCCCAACCGTTCACAGTGCGTACAAAAAAATTGTGCCAGCTTTTGCGCCTGAACCGTACCACATTTATGAACATTATTCAGGCTAACATTGGAGATGGAACGATAATCATGAATAACATTCTTCAG CATTTGAAGCAATCGAAGGACCCAATAATGGAGGGAGTTCTTGTAGAGACTGAGAACATGCTTGCTCGAGGAAGATTGGATCTACCTCTCACACTGTGTTTTGCAGCACTTAGGGGAGATGACTTGCTATTGCATCAGCTGCTGAAGAGGGGTCTTGATCCAAATGAATCCGATAATAACGGAAGAACAGCTCTG CATATAGCCGCAGCACAAGGAAATGAGAACTGTGTGCTTCTTTTGCTGGATTATGGGGCAGAGGTCAACTGCAGAG ATTCAGAGGGAAATATACCACTATGGGAGGCGATGCTTGGCATGCACAAGAAAGTTGTTAAACTATTGTTGGATAATGGCACTACAATAGCGACCAGCGATGTTGGTCTTTTTGCTTGTACTGCTGCTGAACAAAATGATCTGGATTTACTCAAGGAAATTGTTCGACGTGGAGGGGATGTTAATCAATCCAAGAGCAGCGGCTGTACGACTCTCCATGTTGCAGTTTGTCAAGGCAACATCGAAATGGTCAGGTTCCTCCTGGACCAAGGTGCTGATGTTTATAAGGTGGATGAAAATGGTTGGACAGCAAGGAACCTTGCTGAGCATCAAGGGCACAAAGAGATTGAGGAGCTCTTTGATTCTTATAAAGGGTCTAAGCCTGAAGAATCCGCTGTCACAATCCCTGAGGAGCGCCACGGAGTTCGTTTCATGGAAAAGTTTAGAAGTGAACCCACTATTTCACCCGTTTACCATGACTCGTTGTTTCCAGCGCCTGATGCATCATGGGGAAGGTCTCGTCCTAGGCGCAGGACCACTGATTTTGATAATTCTCTGTTTGGAATAATGTCAGCAGCACGACAGGGAGACGTCAGCTCACATTTTCCTCTCGACAACAATGCTGCAGGTGCAGCACCGGCAGTTAGACGAACTTATGCTGCCAGGGTGACTGTGAGCTGTCCCGAGAAAGGGGATGTAGCAGGAAAGCTCGTCCTACTTCCACAAAGCTTTCAAGAACTACTTGAAATTGGGGAGAAGAAGTATGGATTCATTCCTGCAAAAATTTTGAGCAAAGATGGTGCTGCAATTGATGATATACAGCTAATCAGAGATGGTGATCAATTAGTCCTAGTGAGTGATGGTAGGAACTATGGAACACATTGA
- the LOC121806387 gene encoding uncharacterized protein LOC121806387 isoform X1 has translation MPGTIHVTVLEYKGVSSSPKSSAKSLKVSMGKKQYQTWDKGDFSFPITRIRENIVVALLDAGGNEIAHQDIQTMQIIEKGSWDEVFSINGGGHVHLKLDFTLSEDDRNRIRVMRESAMKKKLEANPSINLRFLDSSSMKDELQVSASTKGFVEIDITTPKVEASQAGSSLTAAASSSASLFSHQTGKEPVVDIAIPNATDGIQDTPSSPVEHEINIESAQVPDEKIEAPRIASVRSDSKDGPSSDLPRSSISEKNSMIASKLQDDRLVQKPQKQGHVRKTPSNVRKMISAFETVQVQEVKSMKRAASVPSQLNISSKERFLEDRATKSVVSPADQTSTDSKDPNLRNLHKLPTMVSGKVLSKCEPSQVENSSVDIRRQLASETATSSERTDEEQSQDSSRLVKSSAAEGSGRGRGTGLKSSSTINAKVDSNLKWKKLDYYNKEEYDSAQTSGMWIFPDNTSRLRITTAGEQDIKIVGHYNNKAKTHQANSISSETQKNSMHEKERQMGKNSKKLNHQPESGSSGSPSDSFNGLVGQVIKVAAIVGFGVLVLLTRQKEPRRRNHKEDKDKDNIFHIPDYVDDGTLKPWTGKQ, from the exons ATGCCAGGAACCATACATGTTACAG TTCTTGAATACAAGGGAGTCTCATCTTCACCAAAGTCTTCTGCAAAATCCCTCAAAG TTTCAATGGGGAAGAAGCAGTATCAGACTTGGGACAAGGGGGACTTCTCATT CCCCATAACGAGAATTCGCGAAAACATAGTTGTTGCTCTTCTTGATGCTGGGGGCAATGAGATAGCTCATCAAG ATATTCAGACAATGCAGATCATCGAGAAGGGATCTTGGGATGAGGTTTTCTCCATCAATGGAGGTGGGCATGTGCACTTGAAGCTGGACTTCACTCTCAGTGAGGATGATCGCAACCGCATTCGTGTTATG AGAGAATCTGCGATGAAAAAGAAACTCGAAGCGAATCCAAGCATTAATCTTCGATTTCTGGACTCGTCATCCATGAAAGATGAACTGCAAGTCTCAG CTTCCACAAAAGGATTTGTTGAAATAGATATAACTACCCCAAAAGTTGAAGCTTCTCAAGCTGGTTCGTCTCTGACCGCTGCTGCTTCCTCTTCTGCCTCACTCTTTAGTCACCAGACGGGTAAAGAGCCCGTCGTTGATATTGCAATCCCA AATGCTACAGATGGAATTCAAGACACTCCATCTTCTCCTGTTGAACATGAAATCAACATAGAATCTGCTCAAGTACCGGATGAGAAAATTGAAGCTCCTCGAATTGCTAGTGTAAGATCCGACAGTAAGGATGGACCTTCGTCTGACTTGCCAAGATCATCCATATCGGAAAAGAATAGTATGATTGCGTCCAAGTTGCAGGATGATCGTCTCGTTCAAAAACCTCAGAAACAAGGCCATGTGAGGAAAACTCCCAGCAATGTGAGAAAAATGATTAGTGCCTTTGAAACTGTCCAAGTTCAG GAAGTGAAATCAATGAAGAGAGCAGCATCTGTACCGTCTCAACTGAACATATCTAGTAAGGAACGGTTCTTGGAAGACCGCGCAACAAAGAGTGTAGTCTCTCCTGCTGACCAAACTTCAACTGATTCTAAGGATCCCAACCTGAGAAACTTGCACAAACTGCCAACTATGGTCAGTGGAAAAGTTTTGAGCAAATGTGAACCATCTCAAGTTGAAAATTCTTCAGTTGATATAAGGAGGCAATTAGCTTCAGAAACAGCAACTAGTTCTGAAAGAACTGACGAGGAACAATCTCAAGATTCCTCAAGATTGGTGAAATCATCAGCCGCAGAAGGAAGTGGGAGAGGAAGAGGAACCGGCTTGAAGAGCTCAAGCACGATTAACGCTAAAGTGGATTCAAACCTGAAATGGAAAAAACTAGATTATTATAACAAAGAAGAATATGATTCGGCTCAAACCTCTGGTATGTGGATATTCCCAGATAACACGAGTCGTTTGCGTATCACAACTGCAGGTGAGCAGGACATAAAAATAGTAGGACATTATAACAACAAAGCGAAAACCCATCAAGCCAACAGCATTTCTTCAGAGACACAGAAG AACTCAATGCATGAAAAGGAGCGACAGATGGGAAAGAATTCGAAAAAACTCAATCACCAGCCAGAATCAGGATCTTCTGGCTCTCCAAGTGACTCGTTTAATGGACTAGTTGGACAA GTGATAAAAGTTGCAGCGATTGTAGGCTTTGGAGTACTAGTTCTTCTGACCAGACAAAAGGAACCGCG CAGGAGGAATCATAAAGAAGATAAAGATAAAGACAATATCTTCCATATACCAGATTATGTTGATGACGGAACATTGAAGCCGTGGACCGGAAAACAATAA
- the LOC121806387 gene encoding uncharacterized protein LOC121806387 isoform X2, translated as MPGTIHVTVLEYKGVSSSPKSSAKSLKVSMGKKQYQTWDKGDFSFPITRIRENIVVALLDAGGNEIAHQDIQTMQIIEKGSWDEVFSINGGGHVHLKLDFTLSEDDRNRIRVMRESAMKKKLEANPSINLRFLDSSSMKDELQVSASTKGFVEIDITTPKVEASQAGSSLTAAASSSASLFSHQTGKEPVVDIAIPNATDGIQDTPSSPVEHEINIESAQVPDEKIEAPRIASVRSDSKDGPSSDLPRSSISEKNSMIASKLQDDRLVQKPQKQGHVRKTPSNVRKMISAFETVQVQEVKSMKRAASVPSQLNISSKERFLEDRATKSVVSPADQTSTDSKDPNLRNLHKLPTMVSGKVLSKCEPSQVENSSVDIRRQLASETATSSERTDEEQSQDSSRLVKSSAAEGSGRGRGTGLKSSSTINAKVDSNLKWKKLDYYNKEEYDSAQTSGMWIFPDNTSRLRITTAGEQDIKIVGHYNNKAKTHQANSISSETQKNSMHEKERQMGKNSKKLNHQPESGSSGSPSDSFNGLVGQVIKVAAIVGFGVLVLLTRQKEPRRNHKEDKDKDNIFHIPDYVDDGTLKPWTGKQ; from the exons ATGCCAGGAACCATACATGTTACAG TTCTTGAATACAAGGGAGTCTCATCTTCACCAAAGTCTTCTGCAAAATCCCTCAAAG TTTCAATGGGGAAGAAGCAGTATCAGACTTGGGACAAGGGGGACTTCTCATT CCCCATAACGAGAATTCGCGAAAACATAGTTGTTGCTCTTCTTGATGCTGGGGGCAATGAGATAGCTCATCAAG ATATTCAGACAATGCAGATCATCGAGAAGGGATCTTGGGATGAGGTTTTCTCCATCAATGGAGGTGGGCATGTGCACTTGAAGCTGGACTTCACTCTCAGTGAGGATGATCGCAACCGCATTCGTGTTATG AGAGAATCTGCGATGAAAAAGAAACTCGAAGCGAATCCAAGCATTAATCTTCGATTTCTGGACTCGTCATCCATGAAAGATGAACTGCAAGTCTCAG CTTCCACAAAAGGATTTGTTGAAATAGATATAACTACCCCAAAAGTTGAAGCTTCTCAAGCTGGTTCGTCTCTGACCGCTGCTGCTTCCTCTTCTGCCTCACTCTTTAGTCACCAGACGGGTAAAGAGCCCGTCGTTGATATTGCAATCCCA AATGCTACAGATGGAATTCAAGACACTCCATCTTCTCCTGTTGAACATGAAATCAACATAGAATCTGCTCAAGTACCGGATGAGAAAATTGAAGCTCCTCGAATTGCTAGTGTAAGATCCGACAGTAAGGATGGACCTTCGTCTGACTTGCCAAGATCATCCATATCGGAAAAGAATAGTATGATTGCGTCCAAGTTGCAGGATGATCGTCTCGTTCAAAAACCTCAGAAACAAGGCCATGTGAGGAAAACTCCCAGCAATGTGAGAAAAATGATTAGTGCCTTTGAAACTGTCCAAGTTCAG GAAGTGAAATCAATGAAGAGAGCAGCATCTGTACCGTCTCAACTGAACATATCTAGTAAGGAACGGTTCTTGGAAGACCGCGCAACAAAGAGTGTAGTCTCTCCTGCTGACCAAACTTCAACTGATTCTAAGGATCCCAACCTGAGAAACTTGCACAAACTGCCAACTATGGTCAGTGGAAAAGTTTTGAGCAAATGTGAACCATCTCAAGTTGAAAATTCTTCAGTTGATATAAGGAGGCAATTAGCTTCAGAAACAGCAACTAGTTCTGAAAGAACTGACGAGGAACAATCTCAAGATTCCTCAAGATTGGTGAAATCATCAGCCGCAGAAGGAAGTGGGAGAGGAAGAGGAACCGGCTTGAAGAGCTCAAGCACGATTAACGCTAAAGTGGATTCAAACCTGAAATGGAAAAAACTAGATTATTATAACAAAGAAGAATATGATTCGGCTCAAACCTCTGGTATGTGGATATTCCCAGATAACACGAGTCGTTTGCGTATCACAACTGCAGGTGAGCAGGACATAAAAATAGTAGGACATTATAACAACAAAGCGAAAACCCATCAAGCCAACAGCATTTCTTCAGAGACACAGAAG AACTCAATGCATGAAAAGGAGCGACAGATGGGAAAGAATTCGAAAAAACTCAATCACCAGCCAGAATCAGGATCTTCTGGCTCTCCAAGTGACTCGTTTAATGGACTAGTTGGACAA GTGATAAAAGTTGCAGCGATTGTAGGCTTTGGAGTACTAGTTCTTCTGACCAGACAAAAGGAACCGCG GAGGAATCATAAAGAAGATAAAGATAAAGACAATATCTTCCATATACCAGATTATGTTGATGACGGAACATTGAAGCCGTGGACCGGAAAACAATAA